In Salvelinus alpinus chromosome 30, SLU_Salpinus.1, whole genome shotgun sequence, a single genomic region encodes these proteins:
- the LOC139559816 gene encoding secretogranin-2b-like: protein MTRESGVASYIAGSCPGAENRTARPETGRRCYTRSLLRSEHLAKGCNKMLSLFKLSTGKAVALACLLLHAFSVQGASRPRYHRLRGGEAEELQPAVYPPSSDMIKALEYIESLKQRTDGGQEREEPTKDYDEVEKFRVLLQLASLQGEGAPERQSSPLAQRQQDIPAEQLVRALLRTLQEQPASPPRPALVVPGNDRRVHRHPSASTGSPVNTPAYGGFPRPHKKYPLMFEDEEHRDNPKRAAEDLKEKYTPQSLTNLRSIFKELGKPSTSNYQKRQIFDDDDDLFSLRNLAYEDVAGGEEWIPVEENVETEEVVNRSHEEFDRALQQNYDEEEEEKGDGMQMQRRAGQNKEDPEEDTKLVDYYLLKILGMSEHETAKRQAGEQKKRLIRHPLVDPRALNELLKISLKLHIPPEDLIDMLITEEIRKLDHHPQAISRYRTSSKPKIRYYSRRLPVKNAPEDMDEENFLNIVEMETISNDYPVSRRTLKSAPSPPRVSAPPAPARVLAPAPPPMAAPKIPSSSGQRENLFMSELNKMPFKRESDNDDEADEDEMMTFLAAKILTKYPSTISKRNTQSQATGQFPYELYEQAMKDYFDQADTMTKRDSEGNEEVVEPAEMQVKDQVPQETAAPETEEEKEHHGKPVAGM from the exons ATGACGCGCGAATCAGGTGTTGCTTCATATATTGCTGGGAGCTGTCCTGGTGCTGAAAACAGAACCGCTCGTCCTGAGACTGGGAGGAGATGCTATACACGTTCACTACTCCGGTCTGAGCATCTTGCCAAAG gCTGTAATAAGATGCTGTCACTCTTCAAACTATCCACAGGAAAAGCTGTTGCTCTCGcctgcctcctcctccatgcattCTCTGTGCAGGGCGCGTCCCGCCCTCGCTACCACAGGCTCAGAGGCGGGGAGGCCGAAGAACTGCAACCCGCCGTCTACCCGCCCAGCTCCGACATGATCAAAGCCCTGGAGTACATCGAGAGCCTGAAGCAGCGGACAGACGGTggtcaagagagagaggagccaaCAAAAGACTATGATGAGGTGGAGAAGTTCCGCGTCCTCCTCCAGCTCGCCTCTCTCCAGGGCGAAGGTGCACCCGAAAGGCAGTCCTCCCCGCTGGCCCAGAGGCAGCAGGACATCCCGGCTGAGCAGTTGGTGAGAGCTTTGCTCAGGACCCTCCAGGAGCAGCCCGCTAGTCCCCCCAGACCCGCGCTTGTGGTGCCGGGGAATGACCGCCGCGTGCACAGGCACCCCTCCGCGAGCACAGGCAGCCCCGTGAACACGCCTGCCTACGGTGGCTTCCCGAGGCCGCACAAGAAGTACCCGCTGATGTTCGAGGACGAGGAACATAGAGACAACCCCAAGCGCGCAGCAGAGGACCTGAAGGAAAAATACACCCCTCAGAGCCTCACCAACCTGCGATCGATCTTCAAAGAGCTGGGGAAACCATCCACCTCCAACTACCAGAAGCGCCAAATCTTTGACGACGACGACGATTTATTCAGTCTGAGGAACCTGGCCTACGAGGACGTGGCGGGTGGGGAGGAGTGGATTCCTGTAGAGGAGAATGTCGAGACTGAGGAGGTGGTGAACAGGAGCCACGAGGAGTTCGACAGGGCTCTGCAGCAGAACTatgacgaggaggaggaagagaagggcgACGGAATGCAGATGCAGCGCAGAGCCGGCCAGAATAAAGAGGACCCAGAGGAAGATACTAAACTAGTAGATTATTACCTGTTGAAGATCCTGGGAATGAGCGAACACGAGACAGCCAAGAGGCAAGCCGGAGAGCAAAAAAAGAGACTAATCCGCCACCCCCTGGTGGACCCCCGGGCCCTGAACGAGCTGTTAAAGATCTCCCTCAAACTCCACATCCCCCCTGAGGACCTTATCGACATGCTGATCACTGAGGAAATCAGAAAACTAGACCATCACCCACAAGCCATCTCCCGCTACAGGACCAGCAGCAAACCGAAGATCAGATACTACAGCCGGAGACTGCCAGTCAAAAACGCTCCTGAAGACATGGACGAGGAAAACTTCCTGAATATCGTAGAAATGGAAACCATCAGCAACGACTATCCTGTGAGTCGGCGGACGCTCAAGAGTGCCCCTTCCCCGCCCAGAGTTTCAGCACCACCCGCCCCGGCGAGAGTTTTAGCACCAGCACCGCCTCCCATGGCTGCTCCAAAAATCCCATCCTCATCCGGCCAAAGGGAAAACTTATTTATGTCGGAGCTCAACAAGATGCCTTTTAAGAGAGAATCTGACAACGATGATGAGGCGGACGAAGATGAGATGATGACATTTCTGGCGGCCAAAATATTAACTAAGTACCCCAGCACGATCAGCAAACGCAACACCCAATCTCAGGCGACCGGACAGTTTCCTTACGAGCTATACGAACAAGCCATGAAAGATTACTTTGACCAAGCGGACACAATGACAAAGAGAGATTCAGAGGGTAATGAGGAGGTAGTGGAGCCCGCGGAGATGCAGGTGAAAGATCAGGTTCCACAGGAGACCGCAGCTCCAGAAACGGAGGAGGAAAAGGAGCATCACGGAAAACCGGTTGCTGGAATGTAG